Proteins from one Bacteroides zhangwenhongii genomic window:
- a CDS encoding enoyl-ACP reductase FabI: MSYNLLKGKRGIIFGALNDQSIAWKVAERAVEEGATITLSNTPMAIRMGEVNALAEKLNCQIVPADATSVEDLSNVFKTSMDILGGQIDFVLHSIGMSPNVRKKRTYDDLDYGMLDKTLDISAVSFHKMIQSAKKLNAIADYGSIVALSYVAAQRTFYGYNDMADAKALLESIARSFGYIYGREHSVRVNTISQSPTFTTAGSGVKGMDKLFDFANRMSPLGNATADECADYCIVMFSDLTRKVTMQNLFHDGGFSSVGMSLRAMATYEKGLDEYKDENGNIIYG; the protein is encoded by the coding sequence ATGAGTTACAACTTGTTGAAAGGAAAAAGAGGTATTATCTTCGGCGCGCTGAATGATCAGTCTATTGCTTGGAAAGTGGCTGAACGTGCTGTAGAAGAAGGTGCAACTATTACATTATCAAATACTCCGATGGCTATCCGTATGGGAGAAGTCAATGCTTTGGCGGAAAAACTGAATTGCCAGATCGTTCCGGCAGATGCGACCAGTGTGGAGGATTTGTCGAATGTATTCAAGACCTCGATGGATATACTGGGCGGACAAATAGATTTTGTGCTCCACTCTATCGGTATGTCTCCCAACGTACGCAAGAAACGTACTTACGATGACCTTGACTATGGAATGTTGGATAAGACATTGGATATTTCGGCCGTTTCATTCCACAAAATGATTCAGTCGGCCAAGAAACTGAACGCTATTGCCGATTACGGCTCAATCGTTGCATTGAGTTATGTTGCTGCACAGCGTACTTTCTACGGCTACAACGATATGGCGGATGCAAAAGCGCTGTTGGAATCTATCGCCCGCAGTTTCGGTTATATCTACGGACGCGAACATAGTGTGCGTGTGAATACGATCTCTCAGTCGCCTACATTCACTACTGCAGGTTCGGGAGTGAAGGGTATGGATAAGCTGTTCGACTTTGCCAACCGTATGTCTCCGCTGGGAAATGCGACTGCTGACGAATGTGCCGATTATTGTATCGTGATGTTCTCCGATCTTACCCGTAAGGTGACTATGCAGAACTTGTTCCATGACGGTGGATTCTCCAGCGTAGGTATGAGTCTCCGTGCTATGGCTACATACGAGAAGGGGCTCGATGAGTACAAGGACGAAAATGGTAATATCATTTACGGATAA
- a CDS encoding glycoside hydrolase family 28 protein → MNTLTKKFLWMAICCLPFISGCKQSECAVEENLISDALYRNLPFEMPKVQQPAFPAYEVNIEKFGAKGDGLFLNTKAINDAIKDVNQHGGGKVIIPEGIWLTGPIELLSNVNLYTERNALVLFTGDFEAYPIIATSFEGLETRRCQSPISARNAENIAITGYGTFDGNGDCWRPVKKGKLTAPQWKKLVNSGGVLDEKQEIWYPTPGSLKGAMACKDFNVPEGINTDEEWNEIRPWLRPVLLSIIKSKKILLEGVTFKNSPSWCLHPLSCEDFTVNNIMVINPWYSQNGDAIDLESCKNALIINSVFDAGDDAICIKSGKDEDGRRRGEPCQNVIVKNNTVLHGHGGFVVGSEMSGGVKNIYVEDCTFMGTDVGLRFKSTRGRGGVVENIYINNINMINIPNEPLLFDLFYGGKGAGEESEEDLLNRMKTAIPPVTEETPAFRNIHISNIVCRGSGRAMFFNGLPEMPISNVTVKDVVITEATDGIVINQVDGVTLENVYVESSKGNNILNVKNAKNLTIDGKVYEESAKEKKFTTEDAEDTEVQI, encoded by the coding sequence ATGAACACATTGACAAAAAAATTCCTCTGGATGGCTATATGTTGTTTGCCGTTTATTTCAGGATGCAAACAAAGTGAGTGTGCCGTAGAAGAGAACTTGATAAGTGATGCTCTTTACCGGAATTTACCTTTCGAAATGCCTAAAGTACAACAACCGGCTTTTCCTGCTTATGAAGTGAACATTGAAAAATTCGGAGCCAAAGGAGACGGTTTGTTCCTAAACACGAAAGCGATCAACGATGCTATCAAAGACGTAAACCAACATGGAGGGGGAAAAGTGATTATCCCGGAAGGTATCTGGCTGACAGGACCTATCGAACTGCTAAGTAACGTCAATCTTTATACGGAAAGAAACGCGCTGGTACTCTTCACCGGTGACTTTGAAGCATACCCCATTATCGCCACTTCTTTTGAAGGGTTGGAAACCCGCCGTTGCCAATCTCCTATCTCAGCCCGCAATGCGGAAAATATCGCTATCACAGGATACGGTACATTCGACGGAAACGGTGACTGCTGGCGGCCGGTCAAGAAAGGAAAGCTGACCGCACCACAGTGGAAAAAGCTGGTCAATTCAGGCGGTGTACTCGACGAGAAACAGGAAATATGGTATCCTACACCCGGTTCACTGAAAGGAGCAATGGCTTGCAAAGATTTCAATGTGCCCGAAGGTATCAATACGGATGAGGAGTGGAATGAAATCCGCCCTTGGTTACGTCCTGTACTATTAAGCATTATCAAAAGCAAAAAAATACTGCTCGAAGGAGTCACCTTCAAGAATTCACCGAGCTGGTGTCTGCATCCGCTGTCTTGCGAAGACTTTACAGTGAACAACATCATGGTCATCAATCCCTGGTATTCACAGAATGGTGATGCAATCGACTTGGAATCTTGTAAGAATGCACTGATTATCAACAGTGTGTTTGATGCGGGAGATGACGCAATCTGTATCAAGTCCGGCAAGGATGAAGACGGTCGCCGTCGCGGAGAACCTTGTCAGAATGTGATTGTGAAAAACAACACTGTATTGCACGGACACGGCGGATTCGTGGTAGGTAGCGAAATGTCCGGTGGCGTGAAGAATATCTATGTGGAAGATTGTACTTTTATGGGAACTGACGTAGGTCTGCGCTTCAAAAGTACACGTGGACGTGGCGGTGTGGTAGAAAACATCTACATTAACAACATCAACATGATCAATATACCGAACGAACCGCTGCTCTTCGACCTGTTTTACGGTGGAAAGGGAGCTGGTGAGGAATCGGAAGAAGACCTGTTGAACCGCATGAAAACCGCTATTCCGCCGGTTACAGAAGAAACTCCCGCATTCCGCAACATCCACATTTCAAATATTGTGTGCAGAGGTTCGGGAAGGGCTATGTTCTTCAACGGATTACCTGAAATGCCGATCAGCAATGTCACTGTTAAGGATGTCGTGATAACAGAAGCAACGGACGGAATCGTCATCAACCAGGTAGACGGGGTGACTTTGGAAAATGTATATGTAGAATCTTCCAAAGGCAACAATATATTAAACGTTAAGAACGCCAAGAATCTGACGATAGACGGAAAGGTTTATGAGGAATCGGCGAAAGAGAAGAAGTTCACCACAGAGGACGCAGAGGACACAGAGGTACAAATCTGA
- a CDS encoding hybrid sensor histidine kinase/response regulator transcription factor yields MKRLHTLFLFLTMANIIMAQPICQVKHFSVSDGLAQGVVMSILQDQKGLVWFSTWNGLNKFDGYTFKTYKTSQESNYAFGSNRMGTISESKYGDIWCPTYDGQACLFDVETEKFIDVLQPIELATKQTNYVTRIYSLKKGIAWILCENGYAFRVDEQLCKKGEGITLYSASNHNLKGNQIFNIYQDSEEDEWILTDKGVSIIGKKTLDTDFPFQFITQIKKAIYLIAENDKLARYDFHTKKLKFVDIPYPHHKINNVTTIGKDMLALGTDNGLILYSIPKNSFQQIDIRTATQTSNDVESVYQDHLGDIWIFSKDPGIVHLNLVSNEKEHLFTPKDEIIKHGRKSRKLIFEDNVKNLWLLPTEGNFCYYDRKEKTLKPLLTDINNPKSIFSPLVRSYTLDNQGNCWFATARGVEKLCFFPQSYQFNLTDYEAETRAFLQDSDKRLWAASKSNYIQIFAPDGSLVGYLSKQGNITKEKQGFFNGVYTILEDKDGNIWLGTKDIGLFQLKKTGANHYSIQHFEHHPNDPYSLSSNSIYTIFRDSRNHIWVGCYGGGLNLLTQDKDGKTSFIHSNNELRNYPIAHGMKVRNIAEAPGGVILVGTTNGLLTFSNNFERLEEIKFYRNIRRPGDKKSLSANDIMHIYTDKNKTTYVVSFTGGVNKVLSSNLLSENIQFKNYDKNNGLASDLVLSMIEDAQNRLWVVSEIALSKLDPAKETFENYELSSIYQEFNFSEALPIINARNQIVLGTDKGFLEVSPEKMRKSSYVPSIVFTGLKIQGHPADHSIDNLTKLKLEPSQRNVTFQFAALDYVNPKGILYAYRLKGLEEEWNEADNNRSASYINLPAGKYQLQIKSTNSDGVWVDNVRTLSIHVLPTFWETYWAWLLYFILFILFTASIVYVLFYIYRLRHRVDMEQQLANIKLRFFTDISHELRTPLTLISSPVTEVLENEPLSPSAREHLTLVHQNTERMLRLMNQILDFRKIQNQKMKLLIEKIDLIPLLQKVMSSFKLIAEEKNINYQLTSTIQSVYSWVDRDKFEKIFFNLLSNAFKYTPADKSITVNITTKENTVEIEVADEGIGIAVEKQHSLFQRFESLVKQNILQPSSGIGLSLVKEMVEMHHGTITVNSQPGAGSRFTVSLPLQRNVFEEDVQVEFILNDSQTSTPHPVDSMKAPEEVEEKEYIESHSESFSILVVEDNDELKAFLKNILSENYTVITASNGEEGLQHAVDDLPDLIISDVMMPVMDGLEMIRQIKENNNICHIPIIVLSAKASLDDRIAGLEQGIDDYITKPFSATYLKTRVASLLRQRKALQELYMNRLMEGKNTSSPDPLTPSQPQITPYDEQFMEKVMAYMEEQMDNAELTIDEFAEQLMLSRTIFYRKLKSIVGLTPVDFIREIRIKRAVQLIDSNEYNFSQVAYMTGFNDPKYFSKCFKKVIGITPSEYKERKR; encoded by the coding sequence ATGAAACGGCTCCACACTTTATTTCTTTTTCTAACAATGGCTAACATTATAATGGCTCAGCCTATTTGCCAGGTTAAACATTTTTCGGTAAGCGACGGTCTTGCTCAAGGAGTGGTTATGAGCATATTGCAAGATCAGAAAGGGCTTGTTTGGTTTAGTACATGGAACGGGCTTAACAAATTTGACGGATACACGTTTAAGACCTATAAAACTTCCCAAGAGAGCAATTATGCGTTCGGAAGTAATCGCATGGGGACTATTTCAGAAAGTAAATACGGAGATATATGGTGCCCCACCTACGATGGACAAGCCTGTCTTTTCGATGTGGAAACCGAGAAGTTCATTGATGTACTCCAACCTATTGAACTTGCCACAAAACAAACTAATTATGTTACACGTATTTATTCATTAAAGAAGGGAATTGCCTGGATTCTTTGTGAAAACGGATATGCATTCAGAGTAGACGAACAACTATGTAAAAAAGGAGAAGGCATTACACTTTATTCAGCTTCCAACCACAACCTGAAAGGAAATCAAATATTTAATATTTATCAAGACTCTGAAGAAGATGAATGGATATTGACAGACAAAGGTGTTTCCATCATTGGAAAGAAAACACTGGATACTGACTTTCCTTTCCAGTTTATCACTCAAATAAAAAAAGCCATCTATCTGATTGCAGAGAACGACAAGTTAGCCAGATATGACTTCCACACTAAAAAACTGAAATTCGTAGATATTCCCTATCCGCATCATAAAATAAACAATGTCACTACCATAGGAAAAGATATGCTGGCATTGGGAACGGATAATGGGCTGATTTTGTATTCTATCCCAAAGAACAGTTTTCAGCAAATAGACATCCGTACAGCTACCCAAACTTCCAACGATGTAGAATCTGTCTATCAAGACCACTTGGGAGATATCTGGATTTTTTCAAAAGATCCGGGCATTGTACATCTTAACCTCGTGAGCAATGAAAAAGAGCATCTGTTCACTCCCAAAGATGAGATTATCAAGCATGGGCGTAAAAGTCGCAAACTTATCTTTGAAGACAATGTGAAAAACCTATGGTTACTTCCTACAGAAGGAAACTTTTGCTACTATGACCGGAAAGAAAAGACTCTCAAACCGCTTCTTACGGATATCAACAACCCAAAATCCATTTTCAGTCCGTTAGTCAGGTCTTATACATTGGATAATCAGGGAAACTGTTGGTTTGCAACAGCACGTGGCGTAGAGAAACTATGCTTCTTTCCACAAAGCTATCAATTTAACCTGACTGACTACGAGGCGGAAACACGTGCATTCCTGCAGGACAGCGACAAACGTTTATGGGCAGCTTCCAAATCTAATTATATCCAAATATTTGCACCGGATGGCAGTTTGGTGGGATACCTATCCAAACAAGGAAATATCACCAAAGAAAAACAAGGATTCTTCAATGGAGTATATACCATTCTGGAAGATAAAGATGGAAATATCTGGTTGGGGACAAAAGATATCGGCCTCTTCCAACTTAAAAAGACAGGAGCGAATCACTACTCCATTCAACACTTTGAACACCATCCAAATGACCCGTATAGTTTAAGCAGTAATAGTATCTATACAATCTTTCGGGACAGTCGTAATCATATCTGGGTAGGATGTTATGGAGGCGGATTAAATTTGCTGACACAGGATAAAGATGGGAAAACATCATTTATTCATAGCAATAATGAATTAAGAAACTATCCCATAGCTCACGGAATGAAAGTGCGTAATATTGCAGAAGCTCCGGGAGGAGTTATTTTAGTAGGAACAACTAACGGATTACTTACATTCTCAAACAACTTCGAACGCCTGGAAGAGATTAAATTCTACCGGAATATCCGCAGACCGGGAGACAAAAAAAGTCTCAGTGCTAACGATATCATGCATATCTATACGGACAAGAATAAAACCACTTATGTTGTCAGCTTTACCGGAGGCGTAAACAAAGTGCTATCTTCCAATCTACTTAGTGAGAATATCCAGTTCAAGAACTATGACAAAAATAATGGTCTGGCTTCCGATCTTGTGTTATCAATGATTGAAGATGCACAGAATCGGCTATGGGTAGTTTCGGAGATTGCACTCTCTAAACTCGATCCTGCCAAAGAAACATTTGAAAACTATGAATTAAGTTCCATCTATCAGGAATTCAATTTTTCCGAAGCTCTGCCTATCATCAATGCCCGCAACCAAATTGTGTTAGGAACCGATAAAGGCTTTCTGGAAGTTTCTCCGGAAAAGATGCGGAAAAGTAGCTATGTTCCTTCTATCGTGTTTACAGGACTCAAGATTCAAGGACATCCGGCCGATCATTCCATTGACAATCTCACAAAATTGAAACTAGAGCCATCGCAAAGGAATGTAACCTTCCAGTTTGCCGCACTTGATTATGTCAATCCAAAAGGGATTTTATATGCCTATCGCCTGAAAGGACTAGAAGAAGAATGGAATGAAGCAGATAATAACCGTTCCGCTAGCTACATCAACTTACCTGCAGGCAAATATCAGTTGCAGATAAAGTCAACAAACAGTGACGGGGTTTGGGTGGACAATGTACGGACTCTATCTATACATGTACTCCCCACCTTTTGGGAAACCTACTGGGCATGGCTGCTCTATTTTATTCTATTCATACTCTTCACGGCAAGTATCGTATATGTATTATTTTACATCTACCGGTTACGCCATAGAGTGGATATGGAACAACAATTAGCTAATATAAAACTGCGATTCTTTACTGACATATCTCATGAGTTACGTACTCCGCTGACTCTAATCAGTAGCCCTGTGACAGAGGTATTAGAGAATGAGCCTCTTTCCCCTTCTGCCCGTGAGCACTTGACTTTAGTACATCAGAATACAGAGCGTATGCTCCGGCTGATGAATCAGATTCTGGATTTCCGTAAGATTCAGAATCAGAAAATGAAACTATTGATTGAAAAGATTGATTTGATCCCACTTTTACAAAAGGTGATGAGTAGTTTCAAACTGATAGCCGAAGAAAAGAACATAAACTATCAGCTGACTTCTACAATCCAGTCGGTATACAGCTGGGTAGACAGAGACAAATTTGAAAAGATATTCTTCAACCTGCTTTCCAATGCATTCAAATATACACCTGCCGACAAATCGATCACAGTCAACATCACAACGAAAGAGAATACGGTAGAGATAGAAGTAGCAGACGAAGGAATCGGAATTGCAGTAGAAAAGCAGCATTCCTTATTCCAACGTTTCGAGTCATTGGTAAAACAGAATATTCTGCAACCATCTTCCGGCATAGGATTATCTTTGGTGAAAGAAATGGTGGAAATGCATCATGGTACTATCACAGTAAACAGCCAACCCGGAGCGGGCAGCCGTTTCACAGTTAGCTTACCTTTGCAACGGAACGTTTTCGAAGAAGATGTACAGGTCGAATTCATTCTGAACGACAGCCAGACTTCAACACCCCATCCCGTCGATAGTATGAAAGCCCCGGAAGAGGTAGAGGAAAAAGAATACATCGAAAGTCATTCGGAAAGTTTCTCCATATTGGTGGTAGAAGATAATGACGAATTAAAGGCTTTCCTGAAAAACATTCTATCTGAGAACTATACGGTAATCACAGCTTCCAATGGTGAAGAGGGATTGCAACATGCCGTTGACGATCTGCCCGATCTTATTATCAGCGATGTCATGATGCCGGTGATGGATGGTCTGGAGATGATCAGACAAATCAAAGAGAACAACAATATTTGCCATATCCCTATCATCGTATTATCAGCCAAAGCCTCTCTGGACGACCGCATCGCCGGATTGGAACAAGGCATTGACGATTATATCACCAAACCTTTCAGTGCTACTTATCTAAAGACCCGTGTAGCCTCCTTGTTACGACAACGCAAAGCATTACAGGAGCTCTATATGAATAGACTGATGGAAGGAAAGAATACCTCTTCTCCCGATCCTCTGACTCCTTCACAACCACAGATTACCCCATACGACGAACAGTTTATGGAGAAAGTTATGGCATATATGGAAGAACAAATGGACAATGCCGAACTGACTATTGATGAGTTTGCAGAACAGCTAATGCTTAGTCGTACGATCTTCTACCGGAAATTAAAATCAATCGTCGGACTGACACCAGTTGACTTTATACGGGAAATACGCATCAAACGTGCCGTACAACTGATCGACAGTAATGAATATAATTTCTCCCAAGTAGCATACATGACCGGATTCAACGATCCGAAGTATTTCAGTAAATGTTTCAAGAAAGTGATAGGAATTACGCCATCGGAATATAAAGAGAGGAAAAGATAA